GAGGCCACCGTCCGCCTGGGCGTGGAGACGGACACCCAGGATGCCCAGGGCAAGGTGACGGCCGAGGCGCCGGTGCCGCCCCTGAACGCCGCCCTGCTGGAGACGGCGCTGGCCCCCTTCCGGGGCACCTTCGAGCAGGTGCCGCCCATGTACTCGGCGGTGAGGGTGGCCGGAAAGCGCCTCTACGAGCTGGCCCGGGCCGGCGAGGAGGTCGAGCGGGCGAGCCGCCAGGTCACCGTCTACGAGCTGACGCTGCGCGACTTCTCCTCAAACCAGCTCAAGCTCACGGTGCGCTGCTCCAAGGGCTTCTTCGTCCGCACGCTCGCCTATGACATCGGCCGGGCGCTGGGCTGTGGGGCCCACCTGGAAGCGCTGCGTCGTACGGTGAGCGGGCCCTTCACCCTGGCCCAGTCGCTGCCGCTGGCGGAGCTGCCGGCGCTGGCGCAGGACCGGGCGGCGGTGGCGCGCAAGCTGCTGTCCCTCTCGGAGGCGCTGGCCCACCTGCCCTCCCTGCGCGTGAGCGCGGCGGACGCGGCCCGGGTGACGCACGGCGTGCCGCTGGAGGCCCCGCCCATGCAGGGCCGCATCCGCGTGCTCGGACCGGACGGCGCGCTGCTGGCCGTCGCTGAAGTGGTGAAGGGCCGGCTGAGCTACCTGCGCGTGCTCGCCTGATTGGGGAGTTCTTGGCCCGCGCGCTCGACATCATGGTGGTGGTGGCCCCGCCGCTCCGCAACGCCTTCGAGGGGCGCTCCGTGGTGAGCCTGGGCCTGCCCGCCACCGCGGACCTCGGGGACGTGGTGGAGACGCTGCTGCGGCTCTACCCGAGGACCCGGAGCCTGCTGGCGGGGGACCGGGGCACTCCCGGCGGCCGCTACATGCACCTGGTCATCGGTGAGACGTCGAGCCGCCAGGAGCGGGGCTCAGGGCTCGCTGCCGGACACAAGGTCTTCGTTTTCGCCCTGTCCCGTCCTCCAGCGAGCAACCAGCCAGGCCTTGAAGGTTGACCGCTGATGTAGGCGAAGCTTATAAGCCCCCGGATCGTTAGTAGAGAAAGGCCCGGTCTGTACCCCTCCGCGGACCGCGGCGCCTCGTAGTTCCACCGGAGCGGGGTTTTCGAGAGAGAGAAACATGTCGTTGCATCAGGAGCGTAAGTCAGAGCTGGTCACGAAGTTCCGGACCCACGAGACGGACACCGGGTCTCCCGAGGTGCAGGTGGCGCTGCTGTCCGAGCGCATCAACATGCTCACCGAGCACTTCAAGACCCACAAGAAGGACCACCACTCTCGGCGCGGTCTGCTGAAGCTGGTCGGTCAGCGCCGTCGGCTCCTGGACTACCTCAAGACCAAGGATACCGCGCGGTACCGCAAGCTCATCGAGGGCCTCGGCATCCGCAAGTAGGCTCGCAGCACCTGGGGCGCTGGCATCCACCAGCGCCCCTTGCGTTTGTGGTGTGTCGTCGTTTGGACGTTGGAAGTGAAGTGAAGTGAAGTGAGGAGGGGCGAGGAAGGAGCAAGGGCGTGGGGTGCTGGCGGAGGTTTTGGTTTCCGTTCGGAGAGGCCGACAGGCGTCGGCCTCCGCGATCAGGGATCAAAATTCCGCGGGATCCCTCTCCGGCGCTCCCAGGCGCCCCAATGTGCAGTCAGACCGCGGTTGCCTGATTCCGCCTGTCTCAAGGCCTGGCGACCGCTCAACACCCGGGGCCCCCTCCGGGGCGCGAACCGTTTCTCGCACACGGCGAGGCGGGACGTGCACGGCAGGGGCCTTTCAGGAAGCAAAGGCAAGACATGCTGAAGAAGACCGTCAAGATTGGTGACAGTGAGCTGAGCATCGAGGTCGGCCGCATGGCCAAGCAGGCCGATGGCGCCGTCGTGGTGCGCTACGGCGACACGATGCTGCTCGTCACCGCGGTGAGCGCCAAGGAGAAGAAGGACGTCGACTTCCTCCCGCTCACGGTGGAGTACCAGGAGAAGCTGTACTCGGCCGGCCGCATCCCCGGCAGCTACTTCAAGCGCGAGGGCCGGCTCACGGAGAAGGAGACGCTGGCCAGCCGCCTCGTGGACCGCTCCTGCCGCCCGCTGTTCCCCGAGGGCTACGCGTACGAGACGCAGGTCATCGCCAGCGTCATCTCCGCGGACCCGGAGAACGAGGGTGACATCCACGGGATTACGGGCGCCTCCGCGGCGCTGTGGGTGTCCGACATCCCGTTCAACGGCCCCATCGCCGGCATCCGCGTGGGCCGCGTGGACGGCAAGTTCGTGGCCAACCCCACGCACAAGCAGCGCGAGCAGAGCGACATCGACCTGGTCATGGCGGTGAGCCGCGAGGCCATCGTCATGGTCGAGGGTGGCGCCGAGGAGGTGTCCGAGGCGGACATGGTGGCCGCGCTCGAGTTCGGCAAGCAGGCCGTGCAGCCCGCCCTGGACATCCAGGACGAGCTGCGCCGCGAGCTGAACAAGCAGGTGCGCGCCTACGAGAAGCTGCCCTCCGTGGACGAGGGGCTCAAGGCCAAGGTGCGTGAGCTGGCCTGGGACGGCATCGTCAAGGGCTACACCATCAAGGAGAAGGCGGCTCGCTACGACGCGCTCGGCAAGGCCAAGAAGGAGGCCGTGGCGAAGCTCAAGGAGCAGCTGGGCGAGGGCTTCACCCCCACCGTGGAGAAGCACGCCAAGGCGGTGGTGGAGGACCTGAAGTACGAGCACATGCGGCAGATCACCGTGGACGGAGGCCGTATCGGCGGCCGCGGCCACGACGAGGTCCGCAAGATCACCTGCGAGGTGGGCGTGCTCCCGCGCACCCACGGCAGCGCGCTGTTCACCCGCGGCGAGACGCAGGCCCTGGTCGTCACCACGCTGGGCACCAGCGAGGACGAGCAGCGGCTGGAGCTGCTGGGCGGCATGGCCTTCAAGCGCTTCATGCTGCACTACAACTTCCCGCCGTTCAGCGTGAACGAGACCAAGCCGCTGCGCGGCCCGGGTCGTCGCGAGGTGGGTCACGGCGCGCTGGCCGAGCGGGCGCTGCGCAACATGGCGCCCAAGAGCGACAGCTTCCCGTACACCATCCGCATCGTGTCGGACATCCTGGAGTCCAACGGCTCCTCTTCCATGGCCTCGGTGTGCGGCGGCACGCTGGCGCTGATGGACGCGGGCGTCCCCATCAAGGCGCCGGTGGCCGGCATCGCCATGGGCCTGGTGAAGGAGGGCGAGAAGATCGCCATCCTCTCGGACATCCTCGGTGACGAGGACCACCTGGGCGACATGGACTTCAAGGTGTGCGGCACCACCAAGGGCATCACCTCCATCCAGATGGACATCAAGATCACCGGCCTCACCACGGAGATCATGAGCCGCGCGCTGGAGCAGGCGCGTCAGGGCCGCATCCACATCCTGGGCGAGATGCTCAAGGCCATGCCCGAGGCGCGCAAGGAGATCAGCCAGTACGCCCCGCGCATCACCACCATCCAGATCCGTCCCGAGTACATCAAGAACGTCATCGGGCCGGGCGGCAAGGTCATCAAGGACATCATCGCCCGCACGGGCGCCTCGATTAACATCGAGGACTCGGGCCGGGTGGACATCGCCAGCGCCAACGGCGACTCGGTGAAGGCCGCCATCGCGATGATCCAGGCGCTCACCCGCGAGGCGGAGATCGGGAAGATCTACACCGGCACGGTGCGGAAGATCGCCGAGTTCGGCGCCTTCGTGGAGCTGTTCCCGGGCACCGACGGCCTCATCCACATCTCCGAGCTGTCCGACAAGCGCGTGAAGAGCGTGTCGGACGTGCTGAAGGAGGGCGACGAGGTGCTGGTGAAGGTCGTCAGCATCGACAAGACGGGCAAGATCCGCCTGTCTCGCAAGGAGGCCATGGCCGAGCGCGCCGCCGCTCAGCAGCAGGCCGCCACGCCTCCGGCCGGCGACGGGGCTCCCGCTCCCACCCAGCCGAACGCCAAGGCCTGAACCACGGCCTGAGCCTCAGGGGCTGAACGGCGCCCTCTTCCACCTCCGGGTGGGGGAGGGCGTTCGTGTTTTCAGGGGGTGGCTTGGCACCCGGTGCCAGGACGGGGAAGATCTTCCGGCCGGCCCGCGCGTTGAAGGCGCGAGCATGTTCCCGGAGCCTCCGTGTCCCTGCCCTCGCTGACGCCTCCCGCCAAGCCGTCCGGCCTCATCTCGGGGGTGTCGCGCTTCATCGGCGGCTTCCGCTGGGCCTTCATGCCGCTGGGGCTGCTGGCCCTCATCGCCGTGGGCGTCCACGCGGCGGCGGACACGCTCGATGACCGGCTCCTGTCGCTGGTGGACCTGGTGGACTCCGCGTTCGACAGGCTGGTGGGGGCCTCCACCGTCACCGAGGGGCTGGTGGACCTCATCTCCCTGGAGCGGCGTACCCTCATCGCCCGGGCGCTGGCCCTGGCCTGGGAGCTCTCCGTGGACCTGGTGCTGGCCCTGCCGGCGCTCGGCTACCGCGAGTCCCGCGCCAGCCTGGAGCAGGAGCCCTGGCGCAAGTACCTCCAGCAGGACACGCGCCCCACCTGGCGGCAGCTCTTCCTGCGCTCGCTGCGCAAGCCCACCACGCTTCGCTGGACGCGCCCGCTGGCCACCGGCGCGGTGGTGCTCGCCGGCGCGTGCGCGGTGGCCCGGCTCGTCCAGGGCTCGGTGTACCTCTCCTGGCGCGAGCTGCTGGGCGAGCAGGCCGCGGACATGGCGGCGCGAGGGCTCGCCCTGGGCGCGCTGGCGGGCATCCTCGTGACGCTGGGGTGGCGCGCGGTGCTGCGCAACCTCCAGCACGCGGACACCGCCTCCCAGGAGAACGTCCACAACCGCCTGCAGGCCCTCTCGTATGGGCTCGTGGGCTCGGCGCTGGCGGTGCCCCTGGCGCTGGCCGCGGCGCTGGATGCCTCTCCCGTCCTCTCCTTCCTGCGCTGAGGTGGCCCTGTGTTCTCTCGCAACGCACGCGGCCTGCTCGACTTCCTGATGGCCGCCCTGTGTCTGTGGACCGCCTGGCACCACACGCCCGCGGGCGCGCTGGTGCGGCGAGGCGCGGCCTGGGCCTTCAACTCCCGGAGCACCGCCCGCCCGCTGCTGGCCTACTACGATGGGGTGAGCAGCTCCGGGGTGACGCCCTCCGCGCTCGTCCCGGAGGCGCCACCCGTGCGCCCCCTCTCCGAGGTCGAGACGCTCGCCTACGGCACGCACCTGGCGCTCAAGGGCCTCCAGCCCAAGGCGCGCAAGCCCGCGCTGGGGCTCGCCATGGAGCTGGGCATCCCCACCGAGTCGCTGCTGGACGCGGCGCAGGGGCCAGACGCCACGCGCAAGCTCCTCGAGGGCCTGGCCGGGGAGTTCCCCAGCGAGGAGGCCCGGCTCACCGCCGTGTTCGCGGGGCGCATCCCCGCGCGCTATGCCCAGGAGCGCGTGTCGGCCGTGGGAGGCCCGTTCACGCTGGAGGAGCTCTCCCGGCAGCTCCCGCCCGGCTACGAGGACGCCACGGTGGCGGCGACCCAGGCGCTGGCGCTCACCACCGCGTTCGGGCTGAAGTGGCCCGTGCCGGAGGCCACGCGCGTCTCCAGCCCGTTCGGCTACCGGATCCACCCCACGCTGGGCACTCGGAAGCTGCACACGGGCGTGGACCTCAGCGTGCCCCAGGGCACGGAGGTCCGCGTGGTGGAGGATGGCACCGTGCGCCGCGCCAGCGAGGACGCGGTGAACGGCCGGGTGCTCATCATCGACCATGGCCGCGGCGTCACGACGGCCTACTGTCACAACTCCGAGCTGCTGGTGAAGGTGGGCCAGCGCGTGAAGAGCGGGGACGTCATCGCCTACTCGGGCAACACGGGCCGCTCCACCGGCCCGCACCTCCACTACCAGCTGGAGCTCTCCTCCCAGCCCGTGGACCCGCTGCGCTTCCGCTCCGGCTCGCGCGCCGTGGCCACCGGCTCCCAGCTCTGAGCCACGTTCGGGCGGCCGCGCTGACACGTCAGAACTGGTACTGACATGTCAGTGGCGGGGGAGCGCTCCGGCCTCCAGCGCGGAAGAGGCAGGAGGCTCCTCGCAAGCGGCGGTTTTCCGAGGGGTAGGCGAGGGAGCTGTCCCAGGCACCGCGTTTGCTAACTCCAGCGGGGCGGCTCTAGAACTGTCGGCTTTCAGACAGGCCCCGCCCGAGGTCCCCCCGACATGGAAGCACTCATCCAGCAGCTCAAAACCCTGGCGCTCACCGATGCGCTGCCCTTCCTGCTCAAGCTGG
This genomic stretch from Hyalangium gracile harbors:
- the truB gene encoding tRNA pseudouridine(55) synthase TruB, which encodes MDGVLVIDKPSGPTSFDVVRQVRALLKVKKAGHTGTLDPMATGVLPICLGEATKVAGLITESDKAYEATVRLGVETDTQDAQGKVTAEAPVPPLNAALLETALAPFRGTFEQVPPMYSAVRVAGKRLYELARAGEEVERASRQVTVYELTLRDFSSNQLKLTVRCSKGFFVRTLAYDIGRALGCGAHLEALRRTVSGPFTLAQSLPLAELPALAQDRAAVARKLLSLSEALAHLPSLRVSAADAARVTHGVPLEAPPMQGRIRVLGPDGALLAVAEVVKGRLSYLRVLA
- the pnp gene encoding polyribonucleotide nucleotidyltransferase, with translation MLKKTVKIGDSELSIEVGRMAKQADGAVVVRYGDTMLLVTAVSAKEKKDVDFLPLTVEYQEKLYSAGRIPGSYFKREGRLTEKETLASRLVDRSCRPLFPEGYAYETQVIASVISADPENEGDIHGITGASAALWVSDIPFNGPIAGIRVGRVDGKFVANPTHKQREQSDIDLVMAVSREAIVMVEGGAEEVSEADMVAALEFGKQAVQPALDIQDELRRELNKQVRAYEKLPSVDEGLKAKVRELAWDGIVKGYTIKEKAARYDALGKAKKEAVAKLKEQLGEGFTPTVEKHAKAVVEDLKYEHMRQITVDGGRIGGRGHDEVRKITCEVGVLPRTHGSALFTRGETQALVVTTLGTSEDEQRLELLGGMAFKRFMLHYNFPPFSVNETKPLRGPGRREVGHGALAERALRNMAPKSDSFPYTIRIVSDILESNGSSSMASVCGGTLALMDAGVPIKAPVAGIAMGLVKEGEKIAILSDILGDEDHLGDMDFKVCGTTKGITSIQMDIKITGLTTEIMSRALEQARQGRIHILGEMLKAMPEARKEISQYAPRITTIQIRPEYIKNVIGPGGKVIKDIIARTGASINIEDSGRVDIASANGDSVKAAIAMIQALTREAEIGKIYTGTVRKIAEFGAFVELFPGTDGLIHISELSDKRVKSVSDVLKEGDEVLVKVVSIDKTGKIRLSRKEAMAERAAAQQQAATPPAGDGAPAPTQPNAKA
- the rpsO gene encoding 30S ribosomal protein S15, giving the protein MSLHQERKSELVTKFRTHETDTGSPEVQVALLSERINMLTEHFKTHKKDHHSRRGLLKLVGQRRRLLDYLKTKDTARYRKLIEGLGIRK
- a CDS encoding M23 family metallopeptidase, whose protein sequence is MFSRNARGLLDFLMAALCLWTAWHHTPAGALVRRGAAWAFNSRSTARPLLAYYDGVSSSGVTPSALVPEAPPVRPLSEVETLAYGTHLALKGLQPKARKPALGLAMELGIPTESLLDAAQGPDATRKLLEGLAGEFPSEEARLTAVFAGRIPARYAQERVSAVGGPFTLEELSRQLPPGYEDATVAATQALALTTAFGLKWPVPEATRVSSPFGYRIHPTLGTRKLHTGVDLSVPQGTEVRVVEDGTVRRASEDAVNGRVLIIDHGRGVTTAYCHNSELLVKVGQRVKSGDVIAYSGNTGRSTGPHLHYQLELSSQPVDPLRFRSGSRAVATGSQL